The following DNA comes from Candidatus Limnocylindria bacterium.
GGATATCGCCAGCGGCGTCCCGGATCAGCCCGTGGGCGACCACGCGACACGTGAGGGAGCCCGGAACCGGGCACGGGCCGCGCTTCGGGTGACCGGCGCGGATGTCGCTTTCGGGCTCGAAGGCGGCGTCGAACACGAGCCGCCGGTCGTTTGGCTGGTCGCCTGGGTCGCGGCCGTCACGCGCGACGGGCGTTCGGGCGACGCGAGCGGTCTTCGCATGCCGCTGCCGCCGGCGGTCGCGGTCCGTCTCGGTGCCGGCGACGAGCTCGGGACCATCATCGACGAGATGTTCGGCGTCACGGCATCCAAGCAGCAGACTGGGGCCGTAGGACTGTTGACGGAAGGCTTCGTGTCGCGCACCGACGCGTTCGCCGACCTCGTGGCGATGGCCTGCGCGCCGCTCCTGCGGCCAGATCTCTATCCATAGGGAGGAGGACCTGATGCGTCTTGCGAGCCGCCTGCTCGGCCCAGCGGTCCTGCTGTCCGTCCTCGCGGTGGGCTGCGCGTCACAGCCTGCGACGAGTCCGGCGCCCGCTGCTGCCGCCACGCAGATCTCGATCAAGGGCTTCGCATTCAACCCGAATCAGCCGAGCGTCACGAAAGGCGCGACGATCAGCTGGACGAACGACGACGGGACCACGCACACGGTCACGAGCGGCGTCCCCGGGACACCGAGCGGGAGGTTCAATCAGAGTCTGGACGCGGGGAAGAGCTTCAGCTTCACGTTCACCGAGACCGGGACCTACGAGTTCTTCTGCAGCATCCACAACTCGATGCGTGGGACCGTGACGGTGAAGTGAGCGCAAAGGTGGCCCACGACAGGCGTAGCTCCGCCGACCTTCCCTCCGCGGCCGAGCGGATCTTCTCCCACACCGTTCCCAAGTCTGTCGAGCGGAGACGGCAAGGTCGTCAGTGGTCGCATCGAGCCGACCAAGACATTCAGCCTCACGTTCAACGACGCCGGGGCGTTCGTGTATCTCTGCTCGGTCCAGCCAGCGATGGGTGCCACGATCACGGTGAAGTGATGAACTACCTCTAGCGCACGACGCGGAGACGGCGATGCTCGCCCGCGGCCGATAGGCCCGTGACGATCGCGGCGGGCTCGCCGTCGGCCGCAGGAACCGAGTCAACGTCGACGAAGCGCCGCGTGTACAGACGGTGGTACAGGCCGCCGAGCGCGAGGAGCTCGCCGTGCGTGCCTTCCTCGACCATGCGCCCGTGATCGAGCACGAGGATCCGGTCCGCGCGCTCAACCGTCGAGAGGCGGTGCGCGATCACGATCGTCGTGCGCCCGCGCATCAGCCGGTCGAGCGCCTGCTGCACGAGATATTCGCTCTCGTTGTCCAGTGACGACGTCGCCTCATCGAGGAGAAGGATCGGCGCGTCGCGTAGCAACGCGCGCGCGATGGCGACGCGCTGGCGCTGACCGACCGACAGGCGCACGCCGCGCTCGCCAACGATCGTGGCCAGGCCACTGGGGAGGCGCGCGATGAATTCGGTCGCGTTCGCGGACCGCGCGGCCTCGTCGATCTCCGCGTCGGTCGCTTCGAGGCGGCCGTAGCGGATGTTCTCGCGGATCGTGTCCGCGAAGAGGATCGGCTCCTGCGGCACGACGGCGATCTGCTCGCGCAGCGAGCGGATCGTGACGTCGCGCAGGTCGTGACCGTCGACGAGGATCCGCCCGCTCACGGGGTCGTAGAAGCGGCCGACGAGATTCACGAGCGTGGTCTTCCCCGCCCCGGAGGGACCAACGAGAGCGGTCGTCTCGCCGGGCTGGAATGTCGTCGTGACGCCGTCGAGGACTATCGGCTCGGACGCGGCGCCGTACCGGAAGCCGACCTCATCGAAACGGATCTCGCCGCGCACCGGCGGAAGCGGCACCGCGCCTGGGTTGTCCTCGATCTCGGGAGTCGTGTCGAGCAGCGCGAAGATCCGGTCGGCCGCGCCGAACGCCTGCTGCACCTGCGTCCACTGGCTCGCGAGCATGCCGACGGGGCCGGCCACCATGTTCATGTACAGGAGGAACGCCACGAGCATCCCGGCGGTCATCTCCCCCCGCGTGATCTCGTGTCCTCCGTACCAGAGGACGACGATCGACGACATGAAGCCGAGGAACCCGATGATCGGGAACATCGTCGCGGCGATGCGCGAGCGCTCGATCGTCTTGTTGAACGTGAACAGCAGCTTCTCGTGGAAGCGCGCGGCCTCGTATTCCTCTCGCGTGAACGCCTGGACGACACGTACCTCCGCGATCGCCTCCTGCAGCACGCCGACGGCCTCGCCCTGGGCGTCCTGCGCCTCACGCGAGATGTCGCGGATCCGGCGGCCCATGCGCTGTCCGAGGACGGCGATCGGCGGCGCCACGACGAGCGTGAGCAGAGCCAGCCGCCAGTTCATCAGGAAGATCACCGCGACGCCGCCGACGAGGGTGAGGACCTGCCCCAGGACCTGGATGATCGTCTGCGTGATCACGCCGTGAACGAGGGTCGCGTCGCTGGTCACGTGCGACATCAGCTCGCCGGTCTTGCGCCGATTGAAGAAGGACAGCGACATCGACTGCAGGTGGCGGACGATCGCCATGCGCAGATCGAAGATCACCCGCTCACCGGTGTAGGCCATCACGAACTGACGCACGCCATCGATGACAGCGCGCACGAGGAGCACGACGACGAGACCCAGGATCAGAAGATCCAGGAATCCCGCGTCGCGGAGCCCGAGGTCGATCACGGCCTGCACGACCCGCGGCCACACCAAGCCGAGCGCGGTGGAGATGACGAGCAGGACGGCGGCGAGGACCATGTTCCACCGGTAGGGACCGACGTACCGCAGCAGCCGCCGATACATCGTGAGTGACGGCCGCTTTCCCGCCTGACGTCCGCTGGGCCCCCACATGAAGACGTGCATCCCGCCACCGGGGCCGCCCATTCCCATCATTTGCTCCAGCCTAGACGAGCGCGAACCGTAAGAAGTGTCGCGTTCGTCACTTCCCGAGCCAGACCCGCGCGTACGTCTCAACGCCGACCGGATGCGGGACGAGGCCGCGCACCTTCTTCGTCGCGGCGACGAGCGCGTCGGCCTGCACCAGCGGGATGCGCGTCGCGTCCTGCTGGATGATCTTGGACACCTGCTTGTAGAGCTCGGTCCGTTTGCTCGCGTCAGCCTCGTACCGGGCGCGGCGCAGGAGCTCGCGCACGACGTCGCCGGCCCACGCGCCGCCGTCGGGAAAGAACGAATCGGGATCCGCGCTTTCGCCGCCGCCGTCGCCGAGCCAGAGCGGTAGGCGGCCCCCTCGCGCGTCGGCGAGATACGCCGCGGCGTCCTCGGTCCGTACCGTCGCAACGATCCCGATCTTCGCGAGGTCCGCGGCGACGCTCTCGGCGACACGTTTCGGATCCGGGTAGTACGCCCGCCACGCGGGCGGGTACCACAGCTCCGTCGCGAAGGCGCTCGCGACGCCCGCATCCGCGAGGAGGCGCCTCGCGGCCCCCGTGTCGAAGCGGTAGAACTCGAGGACGCTGTCGTCGTACCCGAGCATGCCCGGGGCGAGCAGCTGCGACGCCCGCCGGCCTGCCCCACCGAAGAGCGTGGCCGCAAGGAGCGACTTGTCGATGGCCATCGCGATCGCGCGGCGGACCTCGACCTTGTCGAAGGGTGCGAGCGCGCCGATCGCGAGGTATGTCGCGCTCGCTGCAGGCCGCACGAGGAGCTGCAGGTTCGGGTCGCCCCTCACCGTGGGCAACGCGGCGGGGGTCAGGTCGCGGACCGCATCGAGCCCGCCCGAGCGCAGCTCCGCGATACGCGCCGTCTCATCTCTGAAGACGCGCAGCACGACCCGGTCGGCATGCGGGAGCGGAGGACCGCCGGCCTGGTCCTTCATCCAGTAGCCGGAGTTGCGCTCGAGTGCGATCTGTTGACCGGGCACCCACGCGCCCGGCCGGAATACGAATGGCCCGGTGCCTGCCGCCCCGCGCGACGCAGGCGTCGACCAGCCCGCCACGTCGTCGCGCAACGACTTCGGGCTCACGATCGCGAAGCCTGGCATCGCGAGGTCCGCGAGCAGCGGACCGAACGGCATCTTCGTCGTGATGACCAGAGTCCCGCTGTCCTTGGCCTCCGCCCGCACGATCACCGACGCGTCGTCGAAGCCCTCGAACAGCGCCGCATACGCCCGGTACGAGGGGCCGCCGGCGCCCGTTGGACCGCGCAGCGGATGCGCAGCCTGACGGGCGCGGTCGAAGTTCAGCACGACCGCGGCAGCGTCGAGGTCCGTCCCGTCATGGAACTTCACACCGCGTCGCAGCGCGAAGGTCCACGAGCGGCCGTCAGGCGACACTGACCACGTCTCCGCGAGCTTCGGCACGATCTTGGATCCGCCAGCGTCGTAATCGACGAGCGTCTCGAAGATCTGGCGGGTCACGAGCTGCGTGTTCACGTCGCTCGCGTTCCAGGGATCGAGCGTCGTCGCATCTGCGGTCAGCGCGACACGGAAGCTGCCGCCAGACTCGACGGTGCCGGCGGGCGTCGGCGTCGCGACGCCAGGCGCCGGAGGAGTCTGACAGGCGGAGAGCGCGACGAGGGCGGCGAGGACGAGGCGCACGTGCATAGCGCCTCCTAGTTGATCACTTCTCCGCTTTGAGGCGCGGGTCGAGCGCGTCGCGCAGCCCGTCGCCGATGAGGTAGAGGCATAGCACGGTCAAGAAGATAGTCGCGCCAGGAGGCACAACGAGCCACGGAGCGCGATTGAAGTATGAGGACGCATTCGTGAGCATGTTCCCCCAGCTTGGCGTCGGCGGAATGATGCCGAGCCCCAGGTAACTGAGGGCCGACTCAACCAGGATGATCGAGCCAACGTCGATCGCGGTGAGGACAAAGATCAAAGGAAGTACGTTCGGCAGGATGTGGCGGAGCATGATCCGCCAGCCCGACGCGCCAACGGTGACGGCGGCGACCACGAACTCGCGCTCGCGGAGCGCAAAGGTCTGGCCGCGAACGAAATTCGTGATGCCGGTCCAAAAGAGAGCGCCGATGACGATCGTGAGGGTGAGCGGCCCCGGCGTGAACAGCGCCGAGAAGATGATCAACAGGAATATCGCCGGCACCGAGTTGAGCGTGGTGATGAACCACGTGACTACGTCGTCGATACGTCCGCGCTTGTAGCCGGAGACCAGGCCGAGCAGGACGCCGATCGTGAGTTGAATGGCGGCCGCCATGAACCCGACGAAAAGAGAGACCTGGCCGCCGTAGAAGAGCCGCACGGCCTGACTACGCCCCACCTCGTCGGAGCCGAACACGTAACCGGGTGGATCGAGCGTCGGCGCGGCGTACGCGTGGAGCAGATCCTGGCTCTCGAAGGACATCTGGAAGACGTACTGCGCCAACAGCGGCGCAGCTAGTGACAGTAGGATCAGCACGACCAGCACAGCCGTCGAGGCCACGGTGAGGCGGTCGCGGCGCAGTCTGTACCAGGCGTTGGACCACAGTCCAGCGGATGCGCGCCGCTCCGGGACCTCCCTGGCGACGACCGATCCGACGGTCGTTTGCGTCGTAGCCACTACTTCACTTTGATCCGTGGATCGACGACGGCGTACATGACATCGCGGAGAAGGTAACTCAGCACCAGCAATGTGCTCGCCACCATGACACCAGCCATGATCACCGGGTAGTCTTTACTTCGCGCTGCCGCGTACGTGAACTGTCCGACACCCGGCCAGGTGAAGATCTGCTCCACGACGAGCGCGCCTGACACGAGCGCCGCAAGTAGGCCGCCCAGCGCGGTGACCATGGGTATGAGCGCATTGCGAAGAGCATGCACGTAGACGACAGTCCGTTCGGACAGTCCCTTTGCGTGCGCCGTCCGCACGTAGTCTTGATTGATGACGTCGAGCGTCTCCGTCCGCAGGTATCGCGAGTAATTCGCGATGCCCGCGAGTGCGAGCACGAACGCGGGCATGATGATGTGTTTTATGCGGTCCGGGATGTCCCACACATCATGGCCGACGGTGAGCACGCCCTGGCTCGGCATGAGCCGGAACGTCACCGAGAACACGATGATCATGAGCAGGCCGAGCCAGAAGGTCGGCACGGCGTGGCCGACGACGCCGAAGACGCGGATGACGTTGTCGACCCACGTGCCGCGCTTGAGGGCCGCGATCACGCCCAGCGGCACTCCGATCGCGAGCTGGAGTACGAGAGCGGCGACCGCAAGTTGCAGCGTCGCGGGAAGTCGCTCTAAGAGCAACGGGAGCGCCGGGCGGTTGTACTGGAGCGACTTGCCAAAGTCGCCCTGCAAGACCTGAAGGAGCCAGCTGACGTATTGCTCGTAGAGCGGCTTGTTCAGGCCGTAATGCTCGCGGAGCCCCTGGATGTCTTCTTCGGTGATGTTGAGCGCGCCAAAGGTGTACAGGCGGACGGGATCGCCCGGTGAGAGCCGCGTAATCAGAAAGACGATGATCGAGATCCCCAGCAGTGTGGGGATCGCATAGATCAGGCGCCGGATGACGTAGGTGCGCACTCGCGACGGCCCTCCACGCGATCGGGCGGCGGCGATCTCGCCGCCGCCCGATCAGGTCTCAGCTTGCCGCTACTTCTTGATCCACCACTTCTCGATGTTCCAGTCCGCGTTCGGGCTGAAGGAACCGGGATCGATGCCGCGGATGTTGGATGCCGTCGCGAGGATGCGGTTCTGCGCGAAGCCGAACATGTACGGCGCGTCATCGTTCAGGATCTTGTTCATCTCCTGGTAGACCTTCTGACGTCCCGCCTGCGAGCAGTCGGGGCCGTTGCGACCCGTCTCGATGAGCTTGTCGACCTGCGGGTTGCTGTAGCCGACGAAGTTGTTGCCGGCCTTGGTCGGGCTGGCGACGTTGCTCGAGTGCCAGATCGTGAACGGATCGGGGTCCGCGCTTAGCTGCCAGCCGATGATGACGGCCTCGACCTCGGGAGAACCTCCGGTCAGCTTCGGCACCAGTGACTCAAAGGCCTCGAGCTTCGGAGTGATCTTCACGCCTACTTGCTTGTACTGCTCGAC
Coding sequences within:
- a CDS encoding ABC transporter substrate-binding protein, whose protein sequence is MHVRLVLAALVALSACQTPPAPGVATPTPAGTVESGGSFRVALTADATTLDPWNASDVNTQLVTRQIFETLVDYDAGGSKIVPKLAETWSVSPDGRSWTFALRRGVKFHDGTDLDAAAVVLNFDRARQAAHPLRGPTGAGGPSYRAYAALFEGFDDASVIVRAEAKDSGTLVITTKMPFGPLLADLAMPGFAIVSPKSLRDDVAGWSTPASRGAAGTGPFVFRPGAWVPGQQIALERNSGYWMKDQAGGPPLPHADRVVLRVFRDETARIAELRSGGLDAVRDLTPAALPTVRGDPNLQLLVRPAASATYLAIGALAPFDKVEVRRAIAMAIDKSLLAATLFGGAGRRASQLLAPGMLGYDDSVLEFYRFDTGAARRLLADAGVASAFATELWYPPAWRAYYPDPKRVAESVAADLAKIGIVATVRTEDAAAYLADARGGRLPLWLGDGGGESADPDSFFPDGGAWAGDVVRELLRRARYEADASKRTELYKQVSKIIQQDATRIPLVQADALVAATKKVRGLVPHPVGVETYARVWLGK
- a CDS encoding ABC transporter permease, with amino-acid sequence MRTYVIRRLIYAIPTLLGISIIVFLITRLSPGDPVRLYTFGALNITEEDIQGLREHYGLNKPLYEQYVSWLLQVLQGDFGKSLQYNRPALPLLLERLPATLQLAVAALVLQLAIGVPLGVIAALKRGTWVDNVIRVFGVVGHAVPTFWLGLLMIIVFSVTFRLMPSQGVLTVGHDVWDIPDRIKHIIMPAFVLALAGIANYSRYLRTETLDVINQDYVRTAHAKGLSERTVVYVHALRNALIPMVTALGGLLAALVSGALVVEQIFTWPGVGQFTYAAARSKDYPVIMAGVMVASTLLVLSYLLRDVMYAVVDPRIKVK
- a CDS encoding ABC transporter permease, with translation MATTQTTVGSVVAREVPERRASAGLWSNAWYRLRRDRLTVASTAVLVVLILLSLAAPLLAQYVFQMSFESQDLLHAYAAPTLDPPGYVFGSDEVGRSQAVRLFYGGQVSLFVGFMAAAIQLTIGVLLGLVSGYKRGRIDDVVTWFITTLNSVPAIFLLIIFSALFTPGPLTLTIVIGALFWTGITNFVRGQTFALREREFVVAAVTVGASGWRIMLRHILPNVLPLIFVLTAIDVGSIILVESALSYLGLGIIPPTPSWGNMLTNASSYFNRAPWLVVPPGATIFLTVLCLYLIGDGLRDALDPRLKAEK
- a CDS encoding inosine/xanthosine triphosphatase, with the translated sequence MPLPYARAAIGSRNPAKIEAVRRALARLAPGCDLEAVDIASGVPDQPVGDHATREGARNRARAALRVTGADVAFGLEGGVEHEPPVVWLVAWVAAVTRDGRSGDASGLRMPLPPAVAVRLGAGDELGTIIDEMFGVTASKQQTGAVGLLTEGFVSRTDAFADLVAMACAPLLRPDLYP
- a CDS encoding ABC transporter ATP-binding protein, yielding MMGMGGPGGGMHVFMWGPSGRQAGKRPSLTMYRRLLRYVGPYRWNMVLAAVLLVISTALGLVWPRVVQAVIDLGLRDAGFLDLLILGLVVVLLVRAVIDGVRQFVMAYTGERVIFDLRMAIVRHLQSMSLSFFNRRKTGELMSHVTSDATLVHGVITQTIIQVLGQVLTLVGGVAVIFLMNWRLALLTLVVAPPIAVLGQRMGRRIRDISREAQDAQGEAVGVLQEAIAEVRVVQAFTREEYEAARFHEKLLFTFNKTIERSRIAATMFPIIGFLGFMSSIVVLWYGGHEITRGEMTAGMLVAFLLYMNMVAGPVGMLASQWTQVQQAFGAADRIFALLDTTPEIEDNPGAVPLPPVRGEIRFDEVGFRYGAASEPIVLDGVTTTFQPGETTALVGPSGAGKTTLVNLVGRFYDPVSGRILVDGHDLRDVTIRSLREQIAVVPQEPILFADTIRENIRYGRLEATDAEIDEAARSANATEFIARLPSGLATIVGERGVRLSVGQRQRVAIARALLRDAPILLLDEATSSLDNESEYLVQQALDRLMRGRTTIVIAHRLSTVERADRILVLDHGRMVEEGTHGELLALGGLYHRLYTRRFVDVDSVPAADGEPAAIVTGLSAAGEHRRLRVVR
- a CDS encoding plastocyanin/azurin family copper-binding protein, with the translated sequence MRLASRLLGPAVLLSVLAVGCASQPATSPAPAAAATQISIKGFAFNPNQPSVTKGATISWTNDDGTTHTVTSGVPGTPSGRFNQSLDAGKSFSFTFTETGTYEFFCSIHNSMRGTVTVK